A window from Indicator indicator isolate 239-I01 chromosome 27, UM_Iind_1.1, whole genome shotgun sequence encodes these proteins:
- the SERINC1 gene encoding serine incorporator 1 isoform X1 encodes MGGVLGLCSLASWIPCLCGSAPCLLCRCCPSGNNSTITRLVYAFFLLVGVSVACVMLIPGMEEQLKKIPGFCDGGMGTTIPGVHGHVNCDVLVGYKAVYRVCFGMAMFFLLFSLLMIKVKSSNDPRAAVHNGFWFFKFATALAITVGAFFIPEGPFTTVWFYVGMAGAFCFILIQLVLLIDFAHSWNESWVEKMEEGNSRCWYAALLSATAVNYLLSLVAVVLFYVYYTNPEGCSENKTFISVNMLLCIGASVMSILPKIQESQPRSGLLQSSVITIYTMYLTWSAMTNEPDRRCNPSLLSIIGYNSTTIPTQGQVVQWWDAQGIVGLVLFLLCVLYSSIRTSNNSQVNKLMLTSDESTLIEDGMPRSDGSLDDDDVHRAIDNERDGVTYSYSFFHFMLFLASLYIMMTLTNWYSPDSSYETMTSKWPSVWVKISSSWIGIVLYVWTLVAPLVLTNRDFD; translated from the exons ATGGGCGGCGTCCTGGGCCTCTGCTCCTTGGCGAGCTGG ATCCCGTGCTTATGTGGAAGTGCCCCATGCCTGCTCTGCCGGTGCTGCCCCAGTGGAAACAACTCCACCATAACTCGCCTGGTTTATGCCTTCTTCCTACTCGTCGGCGTCAGCGTTGCCTGTGTGATGTTAATACCAGGcatggaagagcagctgaagaag ATTCCTGGATTTTGTGACGGAGGGATGGGAACCACTATACCTGGTGTGCATGGCCATGTGAATTGTGACGTGCTGGTTGGTTACAAGGCTGTGTACCGTGTGTGCTTTGGCATGGCCatgttcttccttctcttctccctgttgATGATCAAGGTGAAGAGCAGCAATGACCCCAGGGCGGCGGTGCACAATGG atTCTGGTTCTTTAAATTTGCAACAGCACTTGCAATTACTGTTGGAGCTTTCTTCATACCAGAGGGACCATTTACAACAG TGTGGTTTTATGTAGGTATGGCTGGAGCATTCTGCTTTATTCTTATTCAGTTGGTCTTGCTTATTGACTTTGCCCACTCCTGGAACGAATCTTGGGTTGAAAAAATGGAGGAAGGAAATTCGAGATGCTGGTATGCAG ctctgctgtcagctaCAGCTGTCAATTACCTGCTGTCTCtagttgctgttgttttgttctaTGTTTATTACACTAATCCAGAAGGTTGTTCTGAAAACAAGACATTCATCAGTGTCAACATGCTGCTGTGTATTGGAGCCTCTGTAATGTCCATTCTGCCCAAGATTCAG GAATCTCAGCCAAGATCTGGCTTGCTGCAGTCTTCTGTGATCACCATTTACACCATGTATTTGACCTGGTCAGCTATGACCAATGAACCAG ACAGGCGCTGTAACCCAAGTTTGCTGAGCATCATTGGTTACAACAGCACCACCATCCCAACCCAAGGTCAGGTGGTGCAGTGGTGGGACGCTCAAGGAATTGTCggactggttttgtttttgctgtgTGTTCTCTACTCAAG CATCCGGACATCCAACAACAGCCAAGTGAACAAGCTGATGCTGACCAGCGATGAATCCACGCTGATTGAGGATGGAATGCCCCGGAGTGATGGCTCccttgatgatgatgatgttcaTCGAGCCATAGATAATGAGAGGGATGGAGTTACTTACAGCTACTCCTTCTTCCATTTCATGCTTTTCCTGGCATCTCTCTATATCATGATGACGCTCACCAACTGGTACAG TCCGGATTCTTCCTATGAGACAATGACCAGCAAGTGGCCATCTGTCTGGGtgaagatctcttccagctggaTTGGCATCGTGCTGTACGTCTGGACTCTGGTCGCTCCGCTGGTTCTCACAAACCGTGACTTTGACtaa
- the SERINC1 gene encoding serine incorporator 1 isoform X3, whose protein sequence is MGGVLGLCSLASWIPCLCGSAPCLLCRCCPSGNNSTITRLVYAFFLLVGVSVACVMLIPGMEEQLKKIPGFCDGGMGTTIPGVHGHVNCDVLVGYKAVYRVCFGMAMFFLLFSLLMIKVKSSNDPRAAVHNGFWFFKFATALAITVGAFFIPEGPFTTVWFYVGMAGAFCFILIQLVLLIDFAHSWNESWVEKMEEGNSRCWYAALLSATAVNYLLSLVAVVLFYVYYTNPEGCSENKTFISVNMLLCIGASVMSILPKIQESQPRSGLLQSSVITIYTMYLTWSAMTNEPDRRCNPSLLSIIGYNSTTIPTQGQVVQWWDAQGIVGLVLFLLCVLYSSIRTSNNSQVNKLMLTSDESTLIEDGMPRSDGSLDDDDVHRAIDNERDGVTYSYSFFHFMLFLASLYIMMTLTNWYRYFCLHDPSHTMTSKWPSVWVKISSSWIGIVLYVWTLVAPLVLTNRDFD, encoded by the exons ATGGGCGGCGTCCTGGGCCTCTGCTCCTTGGCGAGCTGG ATCCCGTGCTTATGTGGAAGTGCCCCATGCCTGCTCTGCCGGTGCTGCCCCAGTGGAAACAACTCCACCATAACTCGCCTGGTTTATGCCTTCTTCCTACTCGTCGGCGTCAGCGTTGCCTGTGTGATGTTAATACCAGGcatggaagagcagctgaagaag ATTCCTGGATTTTGTGACGGAGGGATGGGAACCACTATACCTGGTGTGCATGGCCATGTGAATTGTGACGTGCTGGTTGGTTACAAGGCTGTGTACCGTGTGTGCTTTGGCATGGCCatgttcttccttctcttctccctgttgATGATCAAGGTGAAGAGCAGCAATGACCCCAGGGCGGCGGTGCACAATGG atTCTGGTTCTTTAAATTTGCAACAGCACTTGCAATTACTGTTGGAGCTTTCTTCATACCAGAGGGACCATTTACAACAG TGTGGTTTTATGTAGGTATGGCTGGAGCATTCTGCTTTATTCTTATTCAGTTGGTCTTGCTTATTGACTTTGCCCACTCCTGGAACGAATCTTGGGTTGAAAAAATGGAGGAAGGAAATTCGAGATGCTGGTATGCAG ctctgctgtcagctaCAGCTGTCAATTACCTGCTGTCTCtagttgctgttgttttgttctaTGTTTATTACACTAATCCAGAAGGTTGTTCTGAAAACAAGACATTCATCAGTGTCAACATGCTGCTGTGTATTGGAGCCTCTGTAATGTCCATTCTGCCCAAGATTCAG GAATCTCAGCCAAGATCTGGCTTGCTGCAGTCTTCTGTGATCACCATTTACACCATGTATTTGACCTGGTCAGCTATGACCAATGAACCAG ACAGGCGCTGTAACCCAAGTTTGCTGAGCATCATTGGTTACAACAGCACCACCATCCCAACCCAAGGTCAGGTGGTGCAGTGGTGGGACGCTCAAGGAATTGTCggactggttttgtttttgctgtgTGTTCTCTACTCAAG CATCCGGACATCCAACAACAGCCAAGTGAACAAGCTGATGCTGACCAGCGATGAATCCACGCTGATTGAGGATGGAATGCCCCGGAGTGATGGCTCccttgatgatgatgatgttcaTCGAGCCATAGATAATGAGAGGGATGGAGTTACTTACAGCTACTCCTTCTTCCATTTCATGCTTTTCCTGGCATCTCTCTATATCATGATGACGCTCACCAACTGGTACAGGTATTTCTGTTTG CATGATCCTTCCCAt ACAATGACCAGCAAGTGGCCATCTGTCTGGGtgaagatctcttccagctggaTTGGCATCGTGCTGTACGTCTGGACTCTGGTCGCTCCGCTGGTTCTCACAAACCGTGACTTTGACtaa
- the SERINC1 gene encoding serine incorporator 1 isoform X2, producing MGGVLGLCSLASWIPCLCGSAPCLLCRCCPSGNNSTITRLVYAFFLLVGVSVACVMLIPGMEEQLKKIPGFCDGGMGTTIPGVHGHVNCDVLVGYKAVYRVCFGMAMFFLLFSLLMIKVKSSNDPRAAVHNGFWFFKFATALAITVGAFFIPEGPFTTVWFYVGMAGAFCFILIQLVLLIDFAHSWNESWVEKMEEGNSRCWYAALLSATAVNYLLSLVAVVLFYVYYTNPEGCSENKTFISVNMLLCIGASVMSILPKIQESQPRSGLLQSSVITIYTMYLTWSAMTNEPGQRCNPSLLSIIGYNSTTIPTQGQVVQWWDAQGIVGLVLFLLCVLYSSIRTSNNSQVNKLMLTSDESTLIEDGMPRSDGSLDDDDVHRAIDNERDGVTYSYSFFHFMLFLASLYIMMTLTNWYSPDSSYETMTSKWPSVWVKISSSWIGIVLYVWTLVAPLVLTNRDFD from the exons ATGGGCGGCGTCCTGGGCCTCTGCTCCTTGGCGAGCTGG ATCCCGTGCTTATGTGGAAGTGCCCCATGCCTGCTCTGCCGGTGCTGCCCCAGTGGAAACAACTCCACCATAACTCGCCTGGTTTATGCCTTCTTCCTACTCGTCGGCGTCAGCGTTGCCTGTGTGATGTTAATACCAGGcatggaagagcagctgaagaag ATTCCTGGATTTTGTGACGGAGGGATGGGAACCACTATACCTGGTGTGCATGGCCATGTGAATTGTGACGTGCTGGTTGGTTACAAGGCTGTGTACCGTGTGTGCTTTGGCATGGCCatgttcttccttctcttctccctgttgATGATCAAGGTGAAGAGCAGCAATGACCCCAGGGCGGCGGTGCACAATGG atTCTGGTTCTTTAAATTTGCAACAGCACTTGCAATTACTGTTGGAGCTTTCTTCATACCAGAGGGACCATTTACAACAG TGTGGTTTTATGTAGGTATGGCTGGAGCATTCTGCTTTATTCTTATTCAGTTGGTCTTGCTTATTGACTTTGCCCACTCCTGGAACGAATCTTGGGTTGAAAAAATGGAGGAAGGAAATTCGAGATGCTGGTATGCAG ctctgctgtcagctaCAGCTGTCAATTACCTGCTGTCTCtagttgctgttgttttgttctaTGTTTATTACACTAATCCAGAAGGTTGTTCTGAAAACAAGACATTCATCAGTGTCAACATGCTGCTGTGTATTGGAGCCTCTGTAATGTCCATTCTGCCCAAGATTCAG GAATCTCAGCCAAGATCTGGCTTGCTGCAGTCTTCTGTGATCACCATTTACACCATGTATTTGACCTGGTCAGCTATGACCAATGAACCAGGTCA GCGCTGTAACCCAAGTTTGCTGAGCATCATTGGTTACAACAGCACCACCATCCCAACCCAAGGTCAGGTGGTGCAGTGGTGGGACGCTCAAGGAATTGTCggactggttttgtttttgctgtgTGTTCTCTACTCAAG CATCCGGACATCCAACAACAGCCAAGTGAACAAGCTGATGCTGACCAGCGATGAATCCACGCTGATTGAGGATGGAATGCCCCGGAGTGATGGCTCccttgatgatgatgatgttcaTCGAGCCATAGATAATGAGAGGGATGGAGTTACTTACAGCTACTCCTTCTTCCATTTCATGCTTTTCCTGGCATCTCTCTATATCATGATGACGCTCACCAACTGGTACAG TCCGGATTCTTCCTATGAGACAATGACCAGCAAGTGGCCATCTGTCTGGGtgaagatctcttccagctggaTTGGCATCGTGCTGTACGTCTGGACTCTGGTCGCTCCGCTGGTTCTCACAAACCGTGACTTTGACtaa